A window of Hallerella porci genomic DNA:
GGTTTTACGCGCACAAAAATGATAACGCCGATTGTTCCGCCAATAAAATCTGCGATAACATCGCCCGCAGAAACCGAACGCCCCGGCACAAAACTTTGATGAAATTCATCGAGAACGCCTGCGATAACGCAAAGAATGACGCAGATTACCGCATACAAGAACGGCTTCGTTTTCCAATGGAAATTGCTAAACCATAAAGCAAAAAATGTCCCGAGAAAAGCATAAGTCGCTCCATGAACAATTTTGTCATAAGGTTCGGTGAGCCAACTCATTCCTTCGCCATCGATTGACGACGTGCGGAAAAGCAACGCTAAAAGTAAAATCGCGGGAATATAGCGGAAGAGCGGATAACGTTCAAAAAGAAAATCCAATTTTTGCATAGGAAAAAATTAGAAATTTTCGTCGTGAGATTTCCCCGTTCGCCTCTCTCGGGAAATTGAATTTATTATATTGAAAACATCAACCATTCTTATTGGAGATGCATACATTATGCGTAAACGACTTTTGACTGAAGGC
This region includes:
- a CDS encoding VanZ family protein, translating into MQKLDFLFERYPLFRYIPAILLLALLFRTSSIDGEGMSWLTEPYDKIVHGATYAFLGTFFALWFSNFHWKTKPFLYAVICVILCVIAGVLDEFHQSFVPGRSVSAGDVIADFIGGTIGVIIFVRVKPWQRFRIFKESEK